A window of Rhododendron vialii isolate Sample 1 chromosome 13a, ASM3025357v1 contains these coding sequences:
- the LOC131314687 gene encoding uncharacterized protein LOC131314687 has product MAQPNGLRKINTAGTPATPRGRASPTFEQLLHGDASSWASSPTTTVGKDHEHGEHDDHHNKKSVLAKVKETAKKMKNSLSKKKHGHEDTGSPSVGVTLEEEEEDEHEEDSEYLGAPMYESEMAPEPYKETARQHPRAIPVVSENRVLLSSVKNEAEQEKERPNKTITETVSDKLGPAYAAVSDATHAIASKIAGLTVATDTGDDSAAVNGMIKLGKGSEMWDKGVSVKEYLMNKFEPGEDERALSQAITEAISPRRVTGDVGVVEKVKGAVNSLLHSDDSSSSQSATRATPLSPPVPVSTNLQQKKEAPTSLLRNDESSFLSATRAANLSPPIPVSTNPHQATEEENHGRILQAN; this is encoded by the exons ATGGCTCAACCAAATGGCTTGCGAAAGATCAACACTGCTGGGACACCTGCAACTCCGAGGGGTCGTGCCTCCCCAACTTTTGAACAGCTTCTCCATG GTGATGCCTCGAGCTGGGCATCAAGTCCAACAACTACAGTTGGGAAGGACCACGAGCATGGAGAACATGATGACCACCATAACAAGAAATCGGTTCTCGCAAAAGTGAAGGAGACAGCTAAGAAGATGAAGAATAGTCTCAGCAAGAAGAAGCATGGGCATGAGGATACCGGTTCACCCTCAGTGGGAGTTaccttggaggaggaggaggaggatgaacATGAGGAAGATTCAGAATATCTCGGAGCCCCAA TGTATGAATCAGAGATGGCACCGGAGCCCTACAAAGAGACAGCACGGCAGCACCCCAGAGCAATCCCCGTGGTTTCTGAGAATCGTGTTTTGCTAAGCAGTGTAAAAAACGAAGCTgaacaagaaaaggaaaggcCTAACAAAACAATAACCGAAACTGTCTCCGACAAGCTTGGACCAGCATATGCTGCTGTATCGGACGCAACTCATGCAATTGCTTCAAAAATCGCAGGCCTGACTGTTGCAACAGACACTGGGGATGATTCTGCTGCTGTTAATGGAATGATAAAACTGGGAAAAGGTTCCGAAATGTGGGATAAAGGTGTTTCGGTGAAGGAGTACTTGATGAACAAGTTTGAGCCCGGGGAAGATGAGAGAGCACTTTCTCAGGCAATAACGGAGGCAATTAGTCCAAGGAGAGTTACTGGAGATGTGGGTGTGGTGGAGAAGGTGAAAGGAGCCGTGAATTCGTTGCTTCACAGTGATGATTCTTCCTCTTCCCAATCAGCAACCAGAGCTACACCTTTATCACCGCCTGTTCCTGTCTCTACTAATCTGCAACAGAAGAAAGAGGCTCCAACTTCGTTGCTTCGAAACGATGAGTCCTCCTTCCTTTCAGCAACCAGAGCTGCAAATTTGTCACCTCCCATCCCTGTTTCTACCAATCCCCACCAAG CTACTGAGGAAGAAAACCATGGAAGAATACTCCAAGCGAACTAA
- the LOC131314681 gene encoding pentatricopeptide repeat-containing protein At1g11290, chloroplastic-like: MSLRIPTFHLRCTLQNTSKTTSQTFPRAFLTTHLQNPLDPNLLAQLHQHGSEDSEQTPYILNKLISVCAKSRFLHLGIQLHSAVIRMGFRSNVYINSALVDLYGKCGVISSCQRVFDEMPDRNVVAWNSLMSAYIHTQYPEIAVGLFLEMLKGEMVLSPISVSTVLVGCVQLEAGELGAQVHGFCLKAGFCFHVVVGTGLIDMYSKCWSIDASRRFFDEMPEKNVVTWTSLVTGYAQNQQPFEAMILVREMSRSGLKSSDVTYTSLLSSFHSQYDLDHCKQVHCCISKEGLESNSYVAVTLVTAYAKCSSSLEDFYRVCSGVTIWDQVAWSAVITGFSNLEDGHDALMCFSKMRQEGITVDFFTITSILRATGTISALEVGKQVHCLVLKTGYTSNVYVQNALVSMYARCGKISIAREVFLSMRKHDLISWNALISGFSHHGYGREAVEMFEQMRRTGIKPDLTTFLAVLSGCSHVGLLDKGLQYFELMKSDDALQPPKLEHYACIVDLYGRAGYLHEAEAFINNMPLDPGPQVLKALISACQVHGNTEIAVRSARKLVELYPSDPATYILLANVLANGGYWDDAAGVRKLMFDRGVRKKPGSSWI, from the coding sequence ATGAGTTTAAGAATCCCTACTTTTCACCTACGCTGCACCTTACAAAACACATCAAAAACCACCAGCCAGACATTTCCCCGCGCTTTCCTGACGACCCACCTCCAGAACCCATTGGACCCGAATCTCTTGGCTCAGTTACACCAACATGGGTCTGAAGACTCTGAACAAACTCCATACATTCTCAACAAACTCATATCCGTTTGCGCCAAGTCCCGTTTTCTTCACTTGGGTATTCAACTCCATTCTGCAGTTATCAGAATGGGTTTCCGTTCAAATGTGTACATTAACAGTGCTCTTGTCGATTTGTACGGTAAATGCGGTGTTATTTCAAGTTGTCAACgagtgtttgatgaaatgcctgACAGAAATGTGGTGGCTTGGAATTCCTTGATGTCTGCTTATATACATACCCAATACCCTGAAATAGCTGTCGGATTGTTTCTAGAGATGCTCAAGGGGGAAATGGTTTTGTCGCCCATTAGTGTTTCGACTGTTCTGGTCGGTTGCGTGCAGTTAGAAGCCGGAGAATTGGGTGCTCAGGTTCATGGGTTTTGTTTGAAAGCTGGGTTCTGCTTTCATGTTGTTGTGGGGACGGGTTTAATTGATATGTACTCAAAGTGTTGGAGTATTGATGCTTCGAGgagattttttgatgaaatgccGGAGAAAAATGTTGTTACCTGGACTTCTTTAGTGACTGGATATGCTCAGAATCAACAACCTTTTGAGGCGATGATTTTAGTTAGAGAAATGTCGCGTTCAGGTCTCAAGTCAAGTGATGTGACTTACACTAGTTTGTTGAGTTCGTTTCATTCTCAATATGATTTGGATCACTGCAAGCAAGTCCACTGTTGCATCAGTAAAGAAGGTCTAGAGTCCAATTCTTACGTAGCAGTTACACTTGTAACTGCATATGCAAAATGTAGCAGTAGCTTAGAGGACTTCTACAGGGTTTGCTCAGGTGTAACAATATGGGATCAAGTTGCTTGGAGTGCAGTCATTACTGGTTTCTCTAATTTAGAAGATGGTCATGATGCCCTCATGTGCTTTTCTAAAATGAGGCAGGAAGGCATTACTGTAGACTTCTTCACAATCACGAGCATTTTGAGAGCAACGGGCACTATTTCAGCTCTTGAAGTGGGGAAACAAGTTCATTGTTTGGTTCTCAAGACGGGTTACACTTCAAATGTGTATGTACAGAATGCGCTTGTCTCCATGTATGCAAGATGCGGCAAAATTAGTATTGCGAGAGAGGTGTTTTTATCAATGCGGAAACACGATTTGATTTCATGGAATGCACTGATTTCGGGCTTTTCTCACCATGGGTATGGTAGGGAAGCTGTTGAAATGTTTGAACAAATGAGAAGAACTGGGATTAAACCTGATCTGACCACCTTCTTGGCTGTGCTTTCTGGTTGTAGCCATGTTGGGTTGCTAGACAAGGGACTTCAATATTTTGAATTGATGAAAAGTGATGATGCCCTTCAACCACCAAAATTAGAGCATTATGCCTGTATTGTGGATCTCTATGGTCGAGCTGGGTATCTCCATGAAGCGGAAGCCTTTATTAATAACATGCCACTAGATCCGGGACCTCAAGTCCTCAAAGCTCTTATAAGTGCTTGTCAAGTTCATGGAAACACAGAAATTGCGGTGCGTTCTGCAAGAAAGCTTGTGGAGCTTTACCCAAGTGATCCTGCTACTTACATACTTTTAGCAAATGTGTTGGCAAATGGAGGTTACTGGGATGATGCAGCTGGAGTACGAAAGCTTATGTTTGATAGAGGAGTTAGAAAGAAGCCTGGTTCTAGCTGGATTTGA
- the LOC131314680 gene encoding protein TOC75-3, chloroplastic, producing MAATGHFLNLNRASSLTSHRNNSPRSRSTTRLLPPTVKCNLSSPHHNPHNHKPLNKKSTAPNDHDKPLNKSNPLPPLAKTLALSAATALLFNLASSFSGGGFSGGGGGGGAGGGGGGGSFWSRLFSSPAIAKDDEDEESEDWDPHGLQANATIRLGKLDAFKRYRVSDLSFYDRSQRAVVGAEDSFFEMVSLRPGGVYTKSQLQKELETLSTCGMFEKVDLEAKTNPNGTIGITISFSESKWQSANSFKCINVGLMPQSKPIEMSPNMTEREQMEYTRSLEREYNRRVDASRPCLLPRGVKEEVLRMLGEQNSVSARLLQRIRDHVQKWYHDQGYACAQVVNFGNLNTKEVVCEVVEGDITQMVIQFQDKLGNLVEGNTQLEVVERELPKQLQEGHVFNIEAGKQALRNINSLALFSNIEVNPRPDENNEGGIIVEIKLKELEQKSAEVSTEWSIVPGRGGRPTLASIQPGGTVSFEHRNLNGLNRSILGSVTTSNFLNPQDDLSFKLEYVHPYLDGVTDPRNRTFRTSCFNSRKLSPVFTGGPGVDEVPPIWVDRAGVKATITENFTRQSKFTYGLVMEEITTRDESSHIAPAGQRVLPSGGISADGPPTTLSGTGIDRMAFAQANITRDNTRFVNGAIVGERNVFQLDQGLGIGSKFPFFNRHQLTLTRFIPLKQVEEAAGKPPPPVLVFHGHYGGCVGDLPSYDAFTLGGPYSVRGYNMGEIGAARNILELAAELRIPVRNTHVYAFAEHGNDLGSSKDVKGNPTAVYRRMGHGSSYGAGVKLGLVRAEYAVDHNNGTGAIFFRFGERF from the exons ATGGCCGCAACTGGCCACTTCCTCAACCTCAACCGCGCCTCCTCCCTCACCTCCCACCGCAACAACTCCCCCCGCTCCCGTTCCACCACCCGCCTCCTCCCCCCCACCGTCAAATGCAACCTCTCTTCCCCTCACCATAACCCCCACAACCATAAACCCCTAAATAAAAAGTCCACCGCTCCTAATGATCATGATAAGCCCCTAAATAAATCTAACCCATTGCCTCCCCTCGCAAAAACCCTAGCCCTCTCCGCCGCCACCGCCCTCCTCTTCAACCTCGCCTCCTCCTTCTCCGGTGGCGGCTTctccggcggcggcggcggaggcggagccggaggaggtggaggtggcggAAGTTTCTGGTCGAGGTTGTTTTCTTCTCCCGCGATCGCTAAGGATGACGAAGACGAGGAATCCGAGGACTGGGACCCGCACGGCCTCCAGGCCAACGCCACGATCCGGCTCGGCAAGCTGGACGCCTTCAAGAGGTACAGGGTCTCCGACCTCTCCTTCTACGACCGCAGCCAGCGCGCCGTGGTGGGCGCGGAGGACTCCTTCTTCGAGATGGTCTCGCTCCGCCCCGGCGGCGTCTACACCAAGTCCCAGCTCCAGAAGGAGCTCGAAACCCTCTCCACCTGCGGCATGTTCGAAAAGGTCGACCTCGAGGCGAAAACGAACCCTAACGGAACCATCGGTATCACAATATCGTTCTCAGAGAGCAAGTGGCAGTCTGCCAATTCATTTAAGTGCATTAACGTGGGGTTAATGCCGCAGTCAAAGCCGATCGAGATGAGTCCTAATATGACCGAGAGGGAGCAGATGGAGTACACTAGGAGTCTAGAGAGGGAGTATAACAGGAGGGTAGACGCGTCGAGGCCGTGTTTGTTGCCGAGGGGGGTGAAGGAGGAGGTGTTGAGGATGTTGGGGGAGCAGAACTCGGTTAGTGCTAGGTTGTTGCAGAGGATAAGGGACCATGTGCAGAAGTGGTACCATGATCAGGGCTACGCGTGTGCACAGGTTGTGAATTTCGGGAACTTGAATACCAAGGAAGTGGTGTGTGAGGTGGTGGAAGGGGATATTACCCAGATGGTGATTCAGTTCCAGGATAAGCTTGGGAATCTGGTGGAAGGGAATACCCAGCTGGAAGTCGTGGAGCGAGAGTTGCCTAAACAG CTCCAAGAAGGGCATGTTTTTAATATAGAAGCCGGCAAACAAGCACTGAGGAACATAAACTCACTAGCTTTGTTTTCAAATATTGAAGTCAACCCCCGACCAGATGAGAACAACGAAGGGGGGATTATTGTGGAGATAAAGCTCAAGGAACTTGAACAGAAGTCAGCTGAAGTCAGCACTGAGTGGAGTATTGTCCCTGGACGTGGAGGTCGTCCTACCCTG GCTTCAATTCAGCCCGGTGGAACTGTCTCATTTGAGCATCGGAACCTCAACGGGTTAAACAGGTCCATTCTTGGCTCTGTGACTACTAGCAACTTCCTCAATCCTCAG GATGATCTTTCATTTAAGCTTGAGTATGTGCACCCATATCTGGATGGTGTTACTGACCCTCGCAATCGGACCTTCCGAACAAGCTGCTTTAACAGCAGGAAACTAAGTCCAGTCTTCACAGGTGGGCCAGGGGTGGATGAAGTTCCCCCAATATGGGTTGATCGTGCTGGTGTCAAAGCCACCATTACAGAG AATTTCACCCGTCAAAGCAAATTCACCTATGGGCTTGTCATGGAAGAGATAACTACACGCGACGAAAGCAGTCACATTGCACCAGCTGGTCAAAGGGTGTTGCCAAGTGGAGGAATTAGTGCTGATGGGCCTCCAACGACACTCAGCGGCACTGGCATTGACCGAATGGCATTTGCTCAGGCAAATATTACCCGTGATAACACCAGGTTTGTGAATGGAGCAATCGTTGGTGAGAGGAATGTCTTCCAG CTTGACCAAGGCCTTGGCATCGGCAGCAAGTTTCCATTTTTCAACCGCCACCAGCTTACATTGACCCGATTCATCCCATTAAAGCAAGTGGAAGAAGCTGCCGGTAAACCACCACCACCTGTGCTGGTCTTCCATGGCCATTATGGCGGTTGTGTGGGAGACCTcccgagttatgatgcttttacACTTGGGGGCCCTTATTCTGTGAGGGGTTACAACATGGGAGAGATAGGTGCAGCTCGTAATATCCTTGAG CTTGCTGCTGAGTTGCGGATACCTGTGAGGAACACCCATGTTTATGCATTTGCGGAACATGGGAATGACTTGGGAAGTTCGAAGGATGTTAAGGGAAATCCAACGGCGGTCTATCGGAGAATGGGTCATGGTTCCTCATATGGTGCTGGAGTCAAGCTAGGTCTAGTAAGAGCAGAGTATGCTGTTGACCACAACAATGGGACTGGTGCCATTTTCTTCAGATTTGGGGAGAGATTTTGA
- the LOC131314689 gene encoding uncharacterized protein LOC131314689 isoform X1, which translates to MESLSLTETKILAVPHLGSKHTHRSLSKSSIPICRIAYGGNSNLVYAPQSFSTGYRFLNKRRSNHSIVVKASRRESPYEVLGVSASATPNEIKRAYRKLALKYHPDVNKEANAQEKFMRIKHAYNTLLNSESWKRYEAGNQTSDYSYSTAGRNRSWNTQDEEEFYGFGNFLRDAQITIEDFFKDLQEEFRNWEASASSQEKPKGLWEELAEIGEEFVEFLEKELNIVDAEDDAGKDEGEELRNYGSERRGSGSQAEAAKKSSIQEDIDEIEAALNQLKKDLGL; encoded by the exons ATGGAGTCTCTGTCCCTAACAGAAACCAAAATCTTGGCTGTTCCTCACCTGGGTTCGAAACATACTCATCGTAGTCTTTCGAAATCTTCGATACCCATTTGCAGAATTGCCTATGGAGGCAATTCCAACCTCGTTTACGCACCGCAATCGTTCTCAACAGGTTACAGGTTTCTAAACAAGAGGAGAAGCAATCATTCTATTGTTGTGAAAGCCAGCCGCAGAGAGTCTCCGTATGAGGTGTTGGGGGTTTCTGCTTCTGCAACTCCCAATGAAATCAAAAGAGCTTATCGAAAACTTGCTCTTAAATACCATCCGGATGTCAACAAAGAG GCAAATGCTCAGGAGAAATTTATGAGAATAAAGCATGCATACAATACATTGCTTAACTCTGAATCTTGGAAGAGATATGAGGCTGGAAATCAGACATCCGATTATTCATATTCAACAGCTGGAAGAAACCGAAGTTGGAATACTCAGGATGAAGAAGAGTTCTATGGCTtcg GTAACTTTTTGAGGGATGCCCAAATTACAATAG AGGACTTCTTTAAGGACCTTCAAGAAGAATTCAGGAACTGGGAGGCTAGTGCTTCTTCACAAGAAAAACCCAAGGGCTTGTGGGAGGAATTGGCG GAAATCGGGGAAGAATTTGTTGAGTTCTTAGAGAAAGAGCTGAACATCGTTGATGCTGAGGACGATGCAGGAAAGGATGAAGGAGAAGAACTTAGAAACTACGGATCGGAGAGAAGGGGAAGTGGTAGTCAAGCAGAAGCTGCCAAGAAGAGCAGCATTCAGGAAGATATTGATGAGATTGAAGCCGCCcttaatcaattgaaaaaggaTTTGGGTCTGTGA
- the LOC131314689 gene encoding chaperone protein dnaJ 8, chloroplastic isoform X2, with product MESLSLTETKILAVPHLGSKHTHRSLSKSSIPICRIAYGGNSNLVYAPQSFSTGYRFLNKRRSNHSIVVKASRRESPYEVLGVSASATPNEIKRAYRKLALKYHPDVNKEANAQEKFMRIKHAYNTLLNSESWKRYEAGNQTSDYSYSTAGRNRSWNTQDEEEFYGFEDFFKDLQEEFRNWEASASSQEKPKGLWEELAEIGEEFVEFLEKELNIVDAEDDAGKDEGEELRNYGSERRGSGSQAEAAKKSSIQEDIDEIEAALNQLKKDLGL from the exons ATGGAGTCTCTGTCCCTAACAGAAACCAAAATCTTGGCTGTTCCTCACCTGGGTTCGAAACATACTCATCGTAGTCTTTCGAAATCTTCGATACCCATTTGCAGAATTGCCTATGGAGGCAATTCCAACCTCGTTTACGCACCGCAATCGTTCTCAACAGGTTACAGGTTTCTAAACAAGAGGAGAAGCAATCATTCTATTGTTGTGAAAGCCAGCCGCAGAGAGTCTCCGTATGAGGTGTTGGGGGTTTCTGCTTCTGCAACTCCCAATGAAATCAAAAGAGCTTATCGAAAACTTGCTCTTAAATACCATCCGGATGTCAACAAAGAG GCAAATGCTCAGGAGAAATTTATGAGAATAAAGCATGCATACAATACATTGCTTAACTCTGAATCTTGGAAGAGATATGAGGCTGGAAATCAGACATCCGATTATTCATATTCAACAGCTGGAAGAAACCGAAGTTGGAATACTCAGGATGAAGAAGAGTTCTATGGCTtcg AGGACTTCTTTAAGGACCTTCAAGAAGAATTCAGGAACTGGGAGGCTAGTGCTTCTTCACAAGAAAAACCCAAGGGCTTGTGGGAGGAATTGGCG GAAATCGGGGAAGAATTTGTTGAGTTCTTAGAGAAAGAGCTGAACATCGTTGATGCTGAGGACGATGCAGGAAAGGATGAAGGAGAAGAACTTAGAAACTACGGATCGGAGAGAAGGGGAAGTGGTAGTCAAGCAGAAGCTGCCAAGAAGAGCAGCATTCAGGAAGATATTGATGAGATTGAAGCCGCCcttaatcaattgaaaaaggaTTTGGGTCTGTGA
- the LOC131314683 gene encoding pentatricopeptide repeat-containing protein At5g59600, protein MTPLKAHQLIPISHRSFQPSYNEIYTNRIESYTRDRALQSGRVLHAHLIITGLARLTHFASKLIAFYTECRRLPDARKLFDKIPQRNVRRWIVLIGAYARHGFHREAMGVFSDMQREGVRPCKFVLPSILKACGHLSDQLTGEKIYAVVLRHDFGFDAFVSSALVDMYSKCGQIEKARRVFDGIVGKDVVALNAMVSGYVQHGSVRDALCLVEEIREMGVKPNVVTWNALISGFAQAGNDSMVSEMFRLMHIGGVEPDVVTFTSVISGLVQNFRNDEAFHAFKLMIKLGMYPSSATISSLLPACATLADFKRGKEIHGYAMVSGVDEDVFVRSALVDMYAKCGFIYDARTLFQTMSEKNTVTWNSMIFGYTNHGYCNEAIELFNQMAEVEEEKLDHLTFTASLTACGHGGMVELGQNLFDLMQRKYGIKPRLEHYACMVDLHGRAGKIVEAYDFIKMMPIEPDLFVWGALLGACRQYGNADLAEIAAKHLHELEPDSRGSGLLLSNMYADSGHWGNVARVKKMMKKRKLTKYPGCSWIEAV, encoded by the coding sequence ATGACTCCACTAAAGGCCCACCAGTTAATCCCCATCAGTCACCGTTCTTTCCAACCATCATACAATGAAATCTACACAAACCGCATTGAATCATACACTCGTGATCGGGCACTGCAATCAGGCAGGGTACTACATGCTCACCTGATCATCACTGGGTTAGCTCGTTTGACCCATTTTGCCTCCAAGCTCATAGCCTTTTACACCGAGTGCAGACGATTGCCTGATGCCCGGAAACTGTTCGACAAAATTCCCCAACGAAACGTCCGCCGTTGGATTGTTCTGATCGGGGCCTACGCCCGCCATGGCTTCCACCGTGAGGCTATGGGTGTCTTTTCTGATATGCAGAGAGAAGGTGTAAGACCCTGCAAGTTTGTTCTCCCCAGCATTCTCAAAGCCTGTGGACACCTCTCGGATCAACTAACCGGAGAGAAGATATACGCTGTAGTTCTCAGACACGATTTTGGTTTCGATGCATTTGTTAGTAGTGCATTGGTAGACATGTATTCAAAATGCGGGCAAATTGAGAAGGCGAGGCGGGTTTTTGATGGGATTGTTGGGAAAGATGTAGTTGCATTGAACGCTATGGTTTCGGGTTATGTTCAACATGGGTCTGTTAGAGATGCATTGTGTTTGGTCGAGGAAATACGAGAAATGGGAGTGAAGCCCAATGTGGTAACATGGAATGCGTTGATTTCAGGATTTGCACAAGCCGGCAATGATTCTATGGTCTCTGAAATGTTTCGATTGATGCATATCGGTGGAGTCGAGCCAGATGTAGTAACTTTTACATCAGTAATTTCTGGGCTTGTGCAGAATTTTCGAAACGATGAAGCTTTCCATGCGTTTAAGCTAATGATAAAGCTTGGAATGTATCCGAGTTCTGCTACGATTAGCAGCCTCCTCCCTGCATGTGCAACCTTGGCAGATTTTAAGCGTGGAAAGGAGATTCATGGATATGCAATGGTGAGTGGAGTGGACGAAGATGTATTCGTCCGGAGTGCTCTTGTTGACATGTACGCAAAATGTGGTTTTATCTACGATGCAAGGACATTGTTTCAAACCATGTCAGAGAAGAACACAGTGACTTGGAATTCCATGATTTTTGGATACACGAATCATGGATATTGCAATGAAGCAATTGAGCTTTTCAATCAAATGGCAGAGGTGGAAGAGGAAAAACTAGATCACTTGACTTTCACCGCTTCTCTCACTGCCTGTGGCCATGGGGGAATGGTTGAACTCGGGCAGAATTTGTTTGACTTGATGCAACGAAAGTATGGGATTAAACCAAGGTTAGAGCACTACGCTTGTATGGTGGATCTTCATGGTAGAGCGGGAAAGATTGTTGAGGCTTATGATTTCATCAAGATGATGCCGATTGAGCCTGATTTATTTGTGTGGGGAGCATTGTTGGGTGCTTGTAGACAATATGGGAATGCAGATCTTGCTGAAATAGCAGCAAAGCATCTGCATGAGCTTGAACCTGATAGTCGAGGAAGCGGTTTGTTGTTGTCAAATATGTACGCAGACTCAGGGCATTGGGGAAATGTTGCAAgggtgaagaagatgatgaagaagaggaaGTTGACAAAGTATCCCGGATGTAGTTGGATAGAAGCCGTCTAG
- the LOC131314688 gene encoding transcription factor PCL1-like, producing the protein MGEEVNMSEYGGRDDDRVSDWELGLPSADDLTPLSHPLISPELASAFSISPEPRRSMTDVNRASRNTLSSIRGELSPSDGVGFKSFDEERGKDKDGMVVEGEESDPDPDVAADGSGSRKVRRIDESCDEEIENANDGGSARTQVKRARLVWTPQLHKRFVDVVAHLGIKSAVPKTIMQLMNVEGLTRENVASHLQKYRLYLKRMQGLSNEGPSPSDPLFSSTPVPQSLHEARGSGHMPMPMPIQMTHLPQMMHMPVMGMAHGSYRGYESSPYNMLQQRDWSGSRFGSVASYQHVTPDDK; encoded by the exons ATGGGCGAAGAAGTCAACATGAGTGAGTACGGCGGCCGAGACGACGACCGAGTCTCGGACTGGGAGCTAGGGTTACCCAGCGCCGACGACCTAACGCCGTTATCGCACCCTCTCATCTCGCCGGAGCTGGCATCGGCGTTCAGCATATCGCCGGAGCCTCGCCGGAGCATGACGGACGTGAACCGCGCGTCGCGGAACACGCTCTCGAGCATCCGAGGGGAGCTGTCCCCGTCGGACGGCGTTGGTTTCAAGTCGTTCGACGAGGAGAGGGGAAAGGATAAGGACGGGATGGTCGTGGAAGGGGAGgagtcggatccggatccggatgtGGCCGCGGACGGGTCGGGTTCGAGGAAGGTGAGGAGGATTGATGAAAGCTGTGACGAGGAAATAGAGAACGCAAACGACGGCGGATCGGCGAGGACGCAGGTGAAGAGGGCGCGGCTGGTGTGGACGCCGCAGCTGCACAAGCGGTTCGTCGACGTCGTGGCGCATTTag GTATAAAAAGCGCGGTGCCGAAGACGATTATGCAGTTGATGAACGTCGAGGGTTTGACTCGTGAAAACGTGGCGAGTCACCTCCAGAAGTACCGACTCTACTTGAAGAGAATGCAGGGGTTGTCGAATGAGGGTCCCTCGCCGTCGGACCCTCTTTTCTCGTCAACCCCTGTGCCTCAGAGCTTACATGAGGCCAGAGGGAGTGGGCACATGCCCATGCCAATGCCAATTCAGATGACTCACCTGCCGCAGATGATGCATATGCCGGTGATGGGCATGGCCCATGGTTCTTATCGGGGATACGAGTCCAGTCCATATAATATGTTGCAGCAGAGAGATTGGTCCGGTAGTAGGTTCGGCTCCGTTGCATCGTATCAGCATGTTACTCCGGATGATAAATGA